The nucleotide window TGCTTCTGATATACATttcttgttttaattttttttttttttttttttgttagttaCAAACAAGCAGCTCAATTGATCAGTATCCTTCAATTTCCATCCTTCTGTTTATCAGCAAGCAGCTTTCTAGTATTGATTCTGCACGTAGGTAAATTGATCCTTAACTTCTTTCAATTTCATCTTCTCTCAGATGTGTTGAATTACCCACATCAGCTGCCTTATGTGCCATTTCCTAATTAATTAACATCAAATCAACATGAACATGTTACGtacatatataataaatttactcGAAAATAATGCATATCAACGTTAAAATCCATGATGAATGAGCCCCAAACCTGAGTGGGTTGTGGGATCCTTGGGTGTAAAGCAGTTGGAGAAGAATGTGCCAGAGGGCTACGACTACGACTCCTACTGCTGTGTCGAGGATCACCATGTTGATCAGCGTGATGCCTTCCAAGTTCTTTCAATCGGTTAAGCTCTGGCACTATAACCGTGGCAAGATTTGGCCTGTCCTTCTTTCTTAGTTCAGCACACTTGAGTGCCATTTTAGCAAAGTTTAACGTCTCTTCAACAGGCCAGTCTGTCACAGAGGGGTCAAGCATCTCTTCAAATGTTCCTCTTTCAATGGCCTTCCCCACCTGATGTGCAAGACCCATTGGAGATTTGGCGGTGATAATTTGAAGCAACATTATTCCCAACGAGTATATATCTGATCTTGTAGTTAACATTCCTGTTTGTTGATACTCAGGATCTATGTAACAAAATGTACCTGCAGCTGATGTAATGTGATATTGAGTGACACTATCAGCTACTGATGGTGGGACTAAGCGTGCCAGGCCAACATCACTAATCTTGCTCACAAAATTACGGTCTAAGAGGATGTTAGCTGGTTTAAGGTCCCGATGGACAAGGGGCTCTGGCTTTGCTTGGTGGAGGAATAGAAGGGCAGTTGCAATCTCAGAAGCTATCTTAAATCTTCTCCTCCATGAAATTGGATGGGTGTTGTCTCTTCGAAGCAGCCTATCTTCCAAGCTGCCATTTTCCATGTATTCATATACCAAGCATCCGTACTCAGGGCAGGCTCCAAGAAGAAGGACCATGTTTGGATGTCTGATGCAGCTCAAAACCTCAACCTATGCATTATCAAATTGGAAAGAACATTAAATAAACAAGGTTCCAATAACACTTCCCAATTAAGTTATTGAGGCACCTCACCTCCTGTTGGAATTGCTTCTTCCCTTGAGCAGCATCTGGTCTTAGAACCTTGATGGCAACGGGTGTGTGATCAAGTGTGCCTTTGTACACAGGTCCGTATCCTCCTTCACCAATTTTATTTGATTGTGAGAATTTTTCTGTGGCTGCTTCGATCTCTTCAATAGTGTATTTTCTGTACCGCACATCATTATGTGCTAGAGCATTCAGGGCACGATTCTTCTCTGCCGATTCTCTTTTGGCTTTCATCTCTGCATATTTTCTTCTTTGTGCTTCCATCTCCGCTAGCCTCTGTGCTTTATCTGCTGCTTCCATAGCAGCCTTGCACTTGGCCTTTTCCATCTCTGCTATGGCAAGAGCTGCCTCTTCTGCAAGCCTAGCTTCCTCGAACCTCCGGGCCTCCTCCATTTTCCATTGATGAAGCTCACTAGCCTGAATGCAAAGCATTCAGAATTAAAGCTTTTTGATTTATTCTCGGTTCTCAAAACTTATTACTTTCTGAACAAGTCTACACAAGATGGTATGAGATATAATTCATGTAGAATCTTCAATACATGTAGCCATGGTAAAATATTACCTTCTTTTTGGCTGAGAGTGCTTCTCTGCAAGCTGTACTGTACATGTCTATGGTCTGCTTAAGTTCAAGCTTCAGTCTTCTCATCTCAGCTTCTAAGTCCCGCTGCATTTCACGTTCCATTACGTCACAAGTATGATCTCAGTGCTTTGTTCATTAGCTTTTTGTACTCACTAAACCAAGTGTTCTTGTTTTTCCTATTCTATCAAGAAGAACCAACTAGCAGGTGTTATTTAAAATCAGTTTGCACTTACTGCATTTTGTGAAATACCCTCCCTGGGAGACGCTGGGGAATATTCTGAAATTTGGGCTGCAAAGTCTAAGGACCCTGGTATTGAAAAATCAGTATCTTCATACGTAGAATCGCGGCTAGTTGAGATTCTTGGCATCCCTGGGAATGAAATGTCAATGCTGTCCATAGAAAGATTGGATGGAGTTCTGCTTCTCTCTCTAAATGGCCCTCTGAACGAATCGTTGCTCTTCTCCAAATGAAGTTTCTCTGATCCTGGATTTCTATAATATCCTTTCGCATACTGTCCTCTAATTTAAGCAAAAAAAATGCATAAGCATTATATACACACCAAAACAGGGAGAAGATTTTTATCACTTTTACATGTAGAGCAATCTTTCTTACCTAAATCCATCCTCATGTTCAGAGTGATCGTGAGGGTGTGGAGCTGGAAGTGCTTGTGGAGATGGTACCTTCGGTGGAATGGGAGGATTAGCAGCAGGCCTTTGTGCTGTTTTAACAGACATGATCTTTCCCTTTGAAATAACATAAACAGAACAAAAATCTGGTGCAGATTTAATTAAGCTAGTGGGAACATCTTGAGTTTTGAATTTCCTGTGCACCCAGAAAGTGATATATTTTAGTCACACAATAATTTTCTGCGCTTGTTCTGATCCAATAACaggaaatttcattttttttttttttttgagagaaAGACCTGGTAAGAGCATTTCTTGTTGAAGCACCAACAGCAATACTTGCAATATAGTTTTTGCTGATATAATCCAGGAGTGCTCTTGCAACATCTGACTCATCAAGTATGACCTCCTTCAACTGAACCTGAATTTGAAAATGATTTCCGATGTTAAATAATTGCCAACACTTcacaaattttattattattaatgatgGAGCATCTTGCAATCCTTTGTCAGATGCTATTGGCATCTCTATTGATCAGAAACTATTCAATAAAGATCTTAGTCCAGATCAAATGACATATTGAGGCCTTTTAACATTATATAATGGGGAAAAGAAAACTTTGACAATGATATAGCCATATGTCTATTCAACAAGGATTCAAAACACAAATATGTAGATCCCACTATACTTATACATACTATGGATCTGTGTCTTGGATCCATCATGAATTGTTCTAGGATGAGATAAATTACTgagtgtaaattaatttattatcctAATAATATTCGTAACCTTATTCAGCAAAATACATTGTGTGTATATGATATAAACTACGAACCCCTTTACGAGCACAATATCCTCGGAAGGGAATGAAAAGCTGTTGCACCTCGTCCGGTTCGGAATCATTCCCATTGGCAGCATCTATATAAATGTCATAACAGAAAGAAAGATAAGATCTCATTCATGAcgataattaatatgatataaaaacAGAGATAACTAAGAAGAGAACGTatgtattatttttataataattattaaaaaaaaaaaaaaagagaaatgagGAAGGGTACCTACTATATTGATGGTTCTTGTGTCTAACATGAACAAGAATAATAACTGGGTTGTTGATTATAAGATGATCAATAGCCCAGCGTACAGCATGCTGGCTGTTCTTGTCTT belongs to Hevea brasiliensis isolate MT/VB/25A 57/8 chromosome 4, ASM3005281v1, whole genome shotgun sequence and includes:
- the LOC110643951 gene encoding U-box domain-containing protein 52: MALVPSDDALSVINATVVAIDKDKNSQHAVRWAIDHLIINNPVIILVHVRHKNHQYNAANGNDSEPDEVQQLFIPFRGYCARKGVQLKEVILDESDVARALLDYISKNYIASIAVGASTRNALTRKFKTQDVPTSLIKSAPDFCSVYVISKGKIMSVKTAQRPAANPPIPPKVPSPQALPAPHPHDHSEHEDGFRGQYAKGYYRNPGSEKLHLEKSNDSFRGPFRERSRTPSNLSMDSIDISFPGMPRISTSRDSTYEDTDFSIPGSLDFAAQISEYSPASPREGISQNARDLEAEMRRLKLELKQTIDMYSTACREALSAKKKASELHQWKMEEARRFEEARLAEEAALAIAEMEKAKCKAAMEAADKAQRLAEMEAQRRKYAEMKAKRESAEKNRALNALAHNDVRYRKYTIEEIEAATEKFSQSNKIGEGGYGPVYKGTLDHTPVAIKVLRPDAAQGKKQFQQEVEVLSCIRHPNMVLLLGACPEYGCLVYEYMENGSLEDRLLRRDNTHPISWRRRFKIASEIATALLFLHQAKPEPLVHRDLKPANILLDRNFVSKISDVGLARLVPPSVADSVTQYHITSAAGTFCYIDPEYQQTGMLTTRSDIYSLGIMLLQIITAKSPMGLAHQVGKAIERGTFEEMLDPSVTDWPVEETLNFAKMALKCAELRKKDRPNLATVIVPELNRLKELGRHHADQHGDPRHSSRSRSRSPLAHSSPTALHPRIPQPTQEMAHKAADVGNSTHLREDEIERS